Proteins co-encoded in one Candidatus Methanomethylicota archaeon genomic window:
- a CDS encoding class I SAM-dependent methyltransferase, which translates to MDLISNIKRGVMDVFSRIAYEFDVTRTKPWSEVYLLSRFGGLIADFGCGSGRHVSALVDCGCEVLAVDISPIMVKLCLSKFRGGDRYRLVNGVVCDIGFLPFKSCSIDHALCIATIHHIPTFKARLDSVNEIYRVLKRFGILILSAWALYQTRFIRLIPRMLLDRVFGRVLEFGDVYIPWKSRNAVYMRFHHLFSRREFVKLCSSSKFSIAYIYGKSFRETRFSENHVAVLFKP; encoded by the coding sequence ATGGATTTAATTTCGAATATTAAGAGGGGGGTTATGGATGTTTTCAGTAGGATTGCATATGAGTTTGATGTTACTAGGACTAAGCCTTGGAGTGAAGTTTACCTGCTCTCCAGGTTTGGTGGTTTAATAGCTGATTTTGGTTGTGGTTCTGGTAGGCATGTTTCTGCTTTGGTGGATTGTGGTTGTGAAGTTTTGGCTGTGGATATATCCCCCATCATGGTTAAACTTTGTTTATCCAAGTTTAGGGGTGGTGATCGTTATAGGCTTGTTAATGGTGTAGTTTGTGATATAGGGTTCCTGCCATTTAAATCGTGCTCCATAGATCATGCATTATGCATTGCCACCATACACCATATACCCACATTCAAAGCTAGATTGGATTCAGTTAACGAGATTTATAGGGTTTTGAAGAGGTTTGGAATTCTAATTCTAAGTGCATGGGCACTCTATCAAACCAGGTTCATAAGGCTTATTCCAAGGATGCTTTTGGATAGGGTTTTTGGTAGAGTTTTGGAGTTTGGGGATGTTTATATTCCATGGAAGTCTAGGAATGCTGTTTATATGAGGTTTCATCACCTATTCTCTAGGCGTGAATTTGTTAAGCTTTGCTCATCGTCGAAATTTTCCATAGCATACATTTACGGTAAGAGTTTTAGGGAGACCCGCTTCTCGGAGAACCATGTGGCTGTATTATTTAAGCCTTAA